The following are from one region of the Mangifera indica cultivar Alphonso chromosome 14, CATAS_Mindica_2.1, whole genome shotgun sequence genome:
- the LOC123195580 gene encoding protein OPI10 homolog, with the protein MFGVVFPNRSFPMDISAFSQIDTFHWILDMNTFVGEAYDQVREICIFLLNNFTLPPDKALAVYIQSPGSPFLFCGAVTLARPSAVLSLPWPEPGGQMQLTAPDSTPLSAKIGVSVEDLASLPSLDVVAEKRIERLAMKVGENLFNFMQSFCGVDGSKLIVPMDILDRWFKKFQEKAKRDPEYLKGFAL; encoded by the exons ATGTTTGGAGTCGTTTTCCCTAACCGGAGCTTCCCTATGGACATCTCCGCATTTTCCCAAATCGACACATTCCACTGGATACTTGACATGAATACTTTCGTAG GTGAGGCATACGATCAAGTACGAGAAATCTGTATATTCCTTTTAAACAACTTTACTCTACCCCCTGATAAAGCTTTAGCCGTCTACATTCAGTCACCTGGGTcaccatttttattttgtggTGCTGTTACTTTAGCTCGCCCCTCAGCTGTGCTGTCGCTTCCATGGCCTGAGCCTGGGGGACAAATGCAGCTGACTGCACCAGATTCCACCCCATTATCAGCAAAAATTGGGGTTTCTGTTGAAGATTTAGCCTCACTGCCATCACTGGATGTTGTGGCTGAGAAGAGGATTGAACGGCTAGCTATGAAAGTTGGGGAGAACTTGTTTAACTTTATGCAGTCCTTTTGTGGTGTTGATGGGTCCAAACTGATTGTTCCAATGGACATTTTGGACCGTTGGTTTAAGAAGTTTCAAGAAAAGGCTAAACGCGATCCTGAGTACCTGAAAGGTTTCGCATTGTAA